The Henckelia pumila isolate YLH828 chromosome 2, ASM3356847v2, whole genome shotgun sequence genome includes a window with the following:
- the LOC140877509 gene encoding uncharacterized protein, with translation MQSHNNIMKINQNYNTIIESTHKINKKVANIPNVHHSRSHGSTTQACAACKYQRRKCAADCILAPYFPHDRQRQFLNAHRLFGVSNIVKIVRHLEAPAKDQAMRTIIFQSDARAADPVGGCYRIIRDLQQRINMANAELEIVLQHLALCRAAQQDPVVQMDAGNCIINDHEKWRGDDDQYMVAAEDFSSSWGFMHAHASTGESTSSSFPYHDHVTKFSMDGCNVDIKPILDNLSIGDDDDINIDHREGVFKFDSNINGTIIPSNNSNGVLIEEKSNFKEEDLGCYIPSVKDHQDLKAAATFFTLSNCDS, from the exons ATGCAATCTCATAATAACATCATGAAAATTAATCAAAACTACAATACAATAATTGAATCCACCCACAAAATCAACAAGAAGGTCGCAAACATTCCCAACGTCCACCACTCGAGAAGCCACGGCTCCACCACCCAAGCCTGCGCCGCCTGCAAATACCAGCGTCGGAAGTGCGCCGCCGACTGCATTTTGGCCCCTTATTTCCCCCACGATCGCCAACGGCAGTTCTTGAACGCACACCGCCTTTTCGGCGTCAGCAACATCGTAAAGATTGTCCGCCACCTCGAAGCGCCGGCGAAAGACCAGGCCATGCGTACGATTATCTTCCAATCCGACGCACGTGCCGCCGACCCTGTTGGCGGGTGCTACCGCATAATACGTGACCTGCAGCAGCGCATAAACATGGCAAACGCAGAGCTTGAGATTGTTCTCCAACACCTTGCCCTTTGCCGCGCGGCGCAACAGGATCCGGTGGTGCAGATGGATGCCGGAAATTGTATCATTAACGATCATGAGAAATGGAGGGGGGATGATGATCAGTACATGGTGGCGGCGGAGGATTTCAGTTCTTCATGGGGTTTCATGCATGCACATGCGAGTACTGGAGAATCTACGTCTTCTTCGTTTCCTTATCATGATCATGTGACGAAATTTTCCATGGATGGATGCAATGTTGATATCAAACCAATTCTTGATAATTTGTCCattggtgacgatgatgatatAAATATTGATCACAGAGAAGGGGTGTTTAAATTTGATTCCAATATTAATGGAACCATTATACCAAg CAACAACAGCAATGGAGTGTTGATAGAAGAGAAAAGCAACTTCAAAGAAGAGGATTTAGGGTGCTATATTCCATCTGTTAAAGATCATCAAGATTTAAAGGCTGCTGCAACTTTTTTCACACTTTCAAATTGCGATAGTTAA